From the Coregonus clupeaformis isolate EN_2021a unplaced genomic scaffold, ASM2061545v1 scaf1345, whole genome shotgun sequence genome, the window gcggttctgtgagcttttgtggcctaccacttcgcggctgagccgttgttgctcctagacgtttccacttcacagtaacagcacttaaaggtggcatcctatgccggtgccacattgaaagtcactgagctcttcaggaaggccattctactgccaatgtttgtctatggagatcgcatggctgtgtgctcgaatccactaatttgaaggggtgtccacatacttttgtgtatatgtagtgtatttTGCCGGCAAGGTCGGGGGGCACCTCAAACCAAATcacgcttagggcccccaaaagggggCATGTTTTCATGAGCTTGGGTCCCAGGAAAACACTGAGTTTCTCAAGAACCCCTGCTCTAGTGTTAAGTAATGTTGACCTATTCCTATCCCTTAGCTATTTAACCCTAACTCCGATATAGTCATAACCACTACATTCACATTCCTCTACCAGGTCAGTCtgtttacatgtgtgtgtgtgatcatacTATCAGTATGtgacagtagtgtgtgtgtgttggtcctgTAGAACCAAAGCCAGTGTATGCCCAGCCTGGTCAGCCTGATGTGGACCTGCCAGTCAGCCCCTCTGATGCCCCAGTACCCAGCGCTGGTCATGATGACAGCATCCTCAGGTAACCCTCTCCTCCTGTTAAAGCCATGTTATTATTTCCATTATGTTGTACCATGTTATTTGCTGAATTGTAATAGCTCCCTGTAGAACAGTAGTGTctaaacatctgtctgtgtataaCGCCCACTCCCCATGCAGGCCGAGTATGAAGCTGGTGAAGTTTAAGAAGGGGGAGAGTGTGGGCCTGAGGCTGGCTGGAGGGAACGACGTGGGCATCTTTGTAGCCGGAGTCCTGGAGGACAGCCCAGCTGCCAAGGAAGGTCTGGAGGAAGGAGACCAGATTCTCAGGGTAAGAAATCTATCTCATACAGTAGTATCTGCTTTAcacttttgtattattattagctGTTGGGTATGTTTCATCACTTAATGATTGTCACATGTTTTGTTAACAGGCCATTGTAAAGTTTTCTCTTTTGAAAGTGCACAGGATGTGTGGTTTGATGTGTTCTTTTCCACAGTAGATAGTGTTAAAGGgtatgttctgtactgtactagGTGGAGAACACCTGCTGTAGTGCTAGTAACGGTCTCATCGCTGCCCACGCTTAGTTGGAAACACTTTGTGGAACTATGTGACCCACTAGCCTTGTGTTACTGTGTGGTCACTGGTCATAGTGATGTTAGATAGAAAATGGTAATTACTGTGAATCAGTGTGAGATCAACGCCTGACTCTTCTCTTCTCGGTCTGTCTTTCCTTTGTTTACGCTGAACCACACAATAGAGGTCATTGTTGTTGTTCTCAGGCCCTGTCTGAAGGATTGGACTCATTGTTGATAGAAGTCCCCTCTGATATCAGAGTTGGATTCATTTAATCATGTTTATCACTAGCCACACATTTTAATGAAACACATCATGCTTTGTGTTCCTCCCACACCACATTAAGGGTCATGATGGTATGTGAGGAGGACTAACTCCTCTTTGCTAGCCTCCCTCCCTGCTGTACAAACACATCTCTAGACTCCGCACTATTCCCTATGAATGGGCTTCCAGGAAtatgtcccaaacggcaccctattcactacatagtgcactacttttgatgttttcactatgtagggaaaagtagtgcactatagctaatagggtgctatttcagaCACAGCCCAGGATGTTGTTTTCCACCCCTGGGCAGTGAGCCTGTGAGTGTTTCCTGGCCTTCACAGTGTGACTAGTTGAGATAAAGACTTGAATTCTCCTTTCTGAGGAGGATAAAGGTTGTTCTCTCTATGATTCAACCCCATGTGTTCCTGGTTCAAACGCTGGCTCTGCAGCAGGGTAAATAAACGTGATATTGTGCTGGGGACTGCAGGGGTTGAGGTGGGGAAGTAGACTGACCTGGACTCTGGAGAGCTGAAagtctctgttctcctctctccctctctgtaggTAAACAACGTAGACTTTGCTAACATCATCCGAGAGGAGGCTGTGCTGTTCCTCCTAGACCTTCCCAGGGGTGAAGAGGTCACCATTCTGGCccagaagaagaaggatggtgagTAACATGAGGGGAAAACAGATGTTAGATGAATGCACGTTAGGATCTTGACAGGGGCAGAGAGTGTATAGGTTTGAGTTTGCACAGAAACACACATTTTAAGTTAACCTGGTTACATGTGAACTTTACACACGCCTTCAATTGTATACCTGAACATTTCTACCTACTTAATTTCTTCTTCTACCAATTTCCCTCAATTCCAGTGTACCGGCGGATAGTGGAGTCGGATGTAGGTGACTCGTTCTACATCCGGACCCACTTTGAGTATGAGAAGGAGTCTCCGTACGGCCTGAGCTTCAACAAGGGAGAGGTGTTCCGTGTTGTGGACACCCTCTACAACGGCAAGCTGGGCTCCTGGCTCGCCATACGCATTGGCAAGAACCaccaggaggtggagagaggcatCATCCCCAACAAGAacaggtagaatacagtagagaggcATCATCCCCAACAAGAacaggtagaatacagtagagaggcATCATCCCCAACAAGAacaggtagaatacagtagagaggcATCATCCCCAACAAGAacaggtagaatacagtagagaggcATCATCCCCAACAAGAacaggtagaatacagtagaggcATCATCCCCAACAAGAacaggtagaatacagtagagagacATCATCCCCAACAAGAacaggtagaatacagtagagaggcATCATCCCCAACAAGAacaggtagaatacagtagagaggcATCATCCCCAACAAGAacaggtagaatacagtagagagaTATCATCCCCAACAAGAacaggtagaatacagtagagaggcATCATCCCCAACAAGAacaggtagaatacagtagagagacATCATCCCCAACAAGAacaggtagaatacagtagagaggcATCATCCCCAACAAGAacaggtagaatacagtagagaggcATCATCCCCAACAAGAacaggtagaatacagtagagagacATCATCCCCAACAAGAacaggtagaatacagtagagagacATCATCCCCAACAAGAacaggtagaatacagtagagacaTCATCCCCAACAAGAacaggtagaatacagtagagagacATCATCCCCAACAAGAacaggtagaatacagtagagagacATCATCCCCAACAAGAacaggtagaatacagtagagagacATCATCCCCAACAAGAacaggtagaatacagtagagagacATCATCCCCAACAAGAacaggtagaatacagtagagagacATCATCCCCAACAAGAacaggtagaatacagtagagagacATCACCCCCAACAAGAacaggtagaatacagtagagagacATCACCCCCAACAAGAacaggtagaatacagtagagagacATCACCCCCAACAAGAACAGGTAGAATACATAAAGGTAGTAGAGACAGGGGAACCTCACAGTGCTCCCAACATACCAGCGTGACACAGATATTTATCACATGCATACATTAACGTAACCATTATACATGGTGCACCGCGGCTACTCTGCCACGTTGTGTCCCTGGCCATGCCTGTGTCCTCTTCAGTCAAATGTTTACTGAATTCTAGATTCTATTAAGGTATAGAAGTATTTCAGAATAGAATAGAAGTTGTGGAGAATAACAGGGATTTACATGACACATTGGATAACTGCACGAATAAAAAATGAACTGATGCCATGTTGGCAGTTTCCATTGCAATCCAATCATTGAATCCATTGCCTGTTGCCTGACACCTCTCTGTTCCCCCTCCCACAGGGCAGAGCAGTTGTCCAGTGTGCAGTACACCCTCCCCAAAACGCCAGGGGGCGACAGGGCTGACTTCTGGAGGTTCCGTGGTCTGCGGACCTCCAAGAGGAACCTGAGGAAGAGCAGAGAGGACCTGTCGGCCCAGCCGGTCCAGACCAAGTTCCCTGCCTATGAGAGGGTGGTGCTGAGAGAGGGTAGGTGGTATCCAGAACAGGGTCCATGGATACATCACAATACCTCAACTAGCTTACCACTGAGAATGCTTTCCCAGTACATTGCTTCATTCTAAAAGGTATGCTAGTGTGAAAATTGGAATGCAGCCATGTGTTTGTTGGCTACAAATTCGGCCTTGAGAGGCATTGATTCTGTCAAATACGGTGTTGTTTTGTGTCTTCTGTTATCCAGCTGGGTTCCTGAGGCCTGTGGTGATCTTTGGGTCCATCGCTGACGTGGCAAGAGAGAAGCTGGCCAGAGAGGAGCCTGACCTGTTTGAGCTGGCCAGTGAGTAGCCTTTAGCTAGCCATTAGTAGccatctcactgtctgtctcagccatgtcacacacacacagctggagtAACACAGGACTTAGAGCTGCtctgtgttagagattagagggCCCCTCATCTGCCTACTCCAGGTCCACTTGAGGGAATAGCTAGCTCCTTTAGCTTGTAGTGTTCATTCTAACACCCTCAACAGTATTGAATTTAAATTATCCTAAGTGCACTACTCCAAATTCCACATGTAAAGTGATTCCAGCCCTGGACGTATTTTGCGTAACCTATATCTCTGTAAACCTTGTATTTTCTTTTCAGAAACACAGCAACATGAAGGAGTGGAAAGTATGTCATTAAGTGCATCAACTTGTTTTTATCAGTGTTAGTTAGGTGGTAATGTATGGCCTGATTCAGCCTGTAGGGAGGTTGTGTAATGACTGACTGTAGCTAGTAATAGAGCATGTACACATGGCACAGTCAATATCCTATAGAAAATAAGCTGCACACATAACAGTACTAGTCTTCATTATTCATTCCCAAGCCCCTAATGTCTGTGTGTGGATAACACCATAATCTATACTTAAAATGTGAACTTTAACGTTTGATTGGAGAAGATGCCTTATGACATTGGTGTGTTTATGACTGAAATTGTAAGGGCTAGTGATGTTAGCACTCTGCTTTCTAGAATGCTGCTTTTGTAGGGTTGAGTGGTGGAAGATAAGAGGCCATTTCTGCACCAGATCCTGTGATAATAGTGTTGAGATCTGAGTAGTGAAACTGCACCCAGGTCAGCTGGCCTCTCTAAGGGTCGTTACCTTGTggtgacagatagacagataaggCCAGGCTAGCCATGTTTACATAATGAACCTTTTAGAACATTCCTGCTTAACTCCCCTGACATTTatatcctcccgagtggcgcagtggtctaaggcactgcatcgcagtgctagctgtgccactagagatcctggttcgaatccaggctctgtcgtagccggccgcgaccgggagacccatggggcggcgcacaattggcccagcgtcgtccagggtaggggagggaatggccggcagggatgtagctcagttggtagagcatggcgtttgcaacgccagggttgtgggtttgattcccacggggggccagtatgaaaaatacaaaaaataatgtattttatttaaaataatttaAATATCCATTTTAAATTGAAATCATCAATCTATTTGAAATGATTCCCTATCTTCTTGAATGTGCATTATCCCACTTCAATGCTTTTCACACATGTaacacatttcctgcattgcggattatactgtactgtaatgtctgTAGTTGCACGTGCACATTCATTATGCCACTACCTCTATTTTATGTTTTGAAATGTGCTTAAAGCATATTGCATGCATTGGGGTgaaggtaatgagctgagatgtATAGTGAGCTCTGCAGTAATATGGCACAGTAACACTGTCCCTTCTCCCCTCTACAGAGAGTGAACCAAGAGACGCAGGAAAAGACCAGCGCAGCTCCGGGATCATTCGCCTCCACACAATTAAACAGATCATTGACCGGGTGAGTGAGACTACTTACTACACGGAtacgcatgcaaacacacacacacacacacacacacacacacacacacacacacacacgcatgcaccctGACAGATCCCCTCTTAAAGCAcatgcagtacacacacacatgcacgataCAGACTAATCCATGGCTCACTACTGCTCTCTGGTGTTCATGGAATTATGAACGTTTTTATTTGGCCAatatatgaaaaatatagataaaaacAGCAATCTGAGCAAACCTTTTAGTATTTAGATTAaatattaattatttattttgggggggatGTCCTTAGGACAGGCATGCTGTGCTGGACATCACCCCCAACGCGGTGGACCGTCTGAACTACGCCCAGTGGTACCCCATCGTGGTGTTCCTCAACCCAGACAGCAAGCAGGGCGTCAAGACCATGAGAACCAGGCTGTGCCCCGAGTCCAGGAAGTCAGCCAGGAAACTCTACGAGAGAGCCCTCAAACTGAGGAAGAACAACCACCACCTCTTCACCAGTGAGTTTCtatgggagggaggggaagagagaaatagtgaaaatgagTGGGAGGTAGAAATAAAAAtgtctctcagagagagagagatggagtgagagaggctaGGGCTGCGTGCTGTACTGTAGTGCGGACcaagggcgcaactttggttataatccagtcggataaacactccaaacagcctacccgaccgctcgtaGGCGACCGCATGGtgctaaagcacaccgttgcctcgttttgggGGGTTtaccccagtgaaagttgcaccaCTGGTGCGGACTATCAGCCGGTGACACAGTAAAGTCAGTGTCTTAGCGGGGTGCTGTTCTCTGTGTCCCCTCCTCCTCACGCAGGCAGGGCTGCTCAGGGCTCCGAGCTAACCTCTCACAGGACCCCAGCCGTCATTACCCATTCCCTGCACAGCCCTGCCCCGTTTGAAATGGGAGGCGTCTCCTCATTTTTGACCGTCTGCTGGCAATAAAAAGAGAGATTCCAGGAGAGCAGAGAGCACACAtccagcctctcctctctcctccacgtTGAGTTACTCCCTTATTCCACATGGGTCTGTAGATGAAGCACACTGCCTGGTATTTTTAGAACAagcctatagagagagagagaacaacagataAGTGTCACCTTTGGTATTTGTGTAAGGTCAAATAGATTGACACCTGCCAGGCAGCACTATAAACCTTGAGTGTTGTTGGACTCATGACAGCTCATAGTTACAACAGTGGTAATAAAATGTTTACACACTACAACAACCGGTGCTGAGCCAAGACAAGACAGGCTTTTAGCAAACAGCTTTGGGATGATACAAGCAGTGATactagaaataagctttttttttttttttcagggcCCGGCTTCCCAAGAGCATCTTAAGGTTAAGTGAattgttagaaccttcgtaggagcatcgttaaatctccgagctgtttcccaaaaccatcgttattaacgttgcacttgaaaacaatCGTAATCTAATGCCTGCCACAGACCACacttttttgccctcccgcgtcactttatacacagaagatctaaaacatagaatcacatggtttatccgtctctctgtgaccgccaaTAACTTCAGAACAATGTTGACTAcaaaatacaaagttgccaatgtctttgcaattgatacaaacaagctgCGTATAAAAAGAGgattcaaatgaaaaccgagatgactgcattaaaatataaacactaggctataggcctatttcaatcatattgaaatacattttatgTTCAATCAATTTAGttatattttgctacttgtaggctactgtctgtaatttgtctcaatacacactgagtataccaaacaaatACACCAAAcaaatatctctctaggagctaaTCCgttgtcagtattgtgaaatcATTTGAATGTTAAGGTAATATTTTAATGGAGAAagttgatcctagatcagcgccTCCTTTCTGtggatcctatcagtatcgacacatgctccaacGGCGCGATAAGCCACCATTCTCTCTGCCAGGTGTTTTCAAAGTTCCATTGCTATCAGGAAACCGGGCTCTGATGTGTTTATCATAATGGTTTTTCATGAGGTTATGAGAACAGTTTTTCACAGTGATTATGAGAATTGTGTTATTGGTTGTCTGGGTTCATTTGAGGTGCTTTgtctctgctcttatccttcccAAGCCACCATTAACATGAATAATATGAATGACGGGTGGTATGGTGCACTGAAGGATACCATTCAACAGCAGCAGAACCAGCTGGTGTGGGTTTCAGAGGGCAAGGTAAGACACTCAGCACTGAGACTAACATCATCAAACACTTACCAATACATTTCACGTTAATGAAAATGTTCTATTCAAAATAAATGCTGGACAATTTTAATATACCATTTATTTTGTGCattaattaataataattttTCTTTGCCATtcatttctctgtctctcctcactgtAATATTGCTGCttctgctctttctttctctccatttcccctctctctctctcttgtccctctccctccctcccgcactctctcccctgctctcctcctgttTTGTCTCCCCAGGCGGACGGTGCTCCAGATGATGACCTGGATCTACATGATGACCGTCTGTCGTACCTGTCGGCTCCGGGCAGTGAGTACTCCATGTACAGCACGGACAGCCGCCACACTTCCGACTACGAGGACACGGACACAGAGGGCGGGGCCTACACCGACCAGGAACTAGACGAGACGCTGAACGACGAGGTGGGCCTGCCCACTGAGCCCGCCATCACCCGCTCCTCGGAGCCCGTCCGAGAGGACCCGCCAGTCATCCAGGAGCCCCTGGGGTACGGCGTGTACCAGCACACAGTGCAGCCCGACCCCCTGAACCGGATCGACCCAGCCGGGTTCAAGGCACCAGTGGCCCAGCAGGTACCGTTTATGAGAGCCGTGCATCTGCCCTGTTGTCTCGAATCCGTGGTGTGCGTGAGGAGGGTGTTCTGGCGCCGCTATTGAAGCAGTGTTTTAAAACAGTATTATCTactaacacaaaacaaaacaaagaaaaacTAAAAAGATGGAAAGAAAATTTGTGGCCACTTAAGTATTTATTCACTAtcgttgtttgtgtgtgtgttttttttatttttggagaaaaaaaagcaAGAATAAGCTTGACTGTTATAATCAGTATTCACGACCTGTGTTAGTGTGACTGTTTTTGTTGATGTCGATGTTCTCACTAAGGAGAAGTTTTGTGTCTGTATCGGTACCCACCTATGTGCTCTTCCTAGTTGTTTCACTTGTGATTCGGACTGATACCGTGATACCAGAAAGTATTATGTGCATGTTGGAAATGTCAGTGTTAACCACGTATTGCTGTAAATGTATTTATCTGGGTCGATTCGGCCGGTATGATATCCACAAAAAGTTTGTCTTCTGATGTGTaaacaaaaaaaaagagaaaaggaAAAGAAAACATTGTACTGTAATCTAGAATTAAAATCGAATCAGACTACATTAACAACAGAAACTTTGTCCTGTTGCAAATTCTTACATGGCAGATTGATCATCTAAAGCCATCAGTTGAATTTGGTCCGAGGATGGTGAGTTAATGAGTCGGTCGGTGGAGGAGCTACAGAGCCGAGGGGCTGTATGACGCTGTAACGTTAACATTAGTGAGGGTGTATCTCCCTCCTGCAGTAGCACCGTGTGTTAAACGTTTCTGAACCACTTCACAGAATGAGAAAGCAGAGGCTGTTCCGGCCACCATGCCTATCCTCCCCCAGCAGCCTGAGTTACTGGCTGTGACAGAGGCAGCGCCCCCTGCTGTCTACAACACTGTAAATGGTGTAGCGGGTTTGAGCCATGGTTTGAGCCCTGGCCCTATCGCTGCTCCCCAGAGCGAACCCAGCCCAGGCCCCGGCCCCGAGGCTGACTCGCTTAGGATGCCCACCCCTGATCTAGCTCAGCCCCTGGCCCCGGCCCCAACACCCGAACCCCTACAATCCGGACCGCCCAGTTCAGAACCACAGGTACCCATCGTCTGGACGTGGCCTGGCCCGGCCGACCCCGCTGTCGGTCCGCTTTGGCCTGTCGCTGCCTGCCTGTGTACCGCCCGCCACGCTTTCCTTTCACTCTTGCATGCCTGCCCGCTGTCCACTGTGTGCTTCtgaaagagagagactgtgtgtgtctgagcacTCGTAAACAACAGTGGGCTTCTTGGAGGAGTGTATAGACTGATTGCTGCATTGGTGTGGTACCTATATAGAGAAGAGCAGCGAAGAACCTGAGGCTCTCACTGTTGCTTACCCTCTTTGCATGGCTACAACATGTTTCAGTTGGTTTCTCTTTTCTGTTTTAAACGTAGCAGTATAACTGATAGTAGTGGTGTATTGGTTGATGCAGACTGAATGGACCATTTAATTATATCCATTTATTTGGCGATATTCCCTTAAAGTCATCAATCAGTATTTTTGATATTTTATTGGACGTTTTATTCCCTGAATTTGAAATGTAGCCATTCTGCTCCAACTGTGGAGTATACATCTTATGGATTTTAAACATCCCAAGAAGGTAAAGTAAATAATGACTTTCTGTTGTTCAATGGCTACTTTTCAAATGCCAAGTTTTTTTAATATGGGTTACATTGTACAAAAAACGTTTGCTTGTAACGTTCCAGATATCTTATTGCGGTAATTTTAATTTGGCTTGTAATGTTATCAAGATatcgtttttattttattttgtatcaaCTTTGTTAGTTTAGTTTTTTGGTTTGCTGTTTAAACTAGTGGTATGTTGTTGTGTTTATATATTGATATATATTGAGAGCTCCTGTGTGTATTGGCTGCTCTGATCTGACATTCAGACCTGCATTCTGTTTgacctgacctttaacccctacCTCTGAGTGTCTCTATTTCAGGTCTCCCTGCTTCCTCTCTCTGCTTCCTTCTTCAGCCATTATTCATCTTCTGTTTTAATATTCTACTTTGTCTTCTGTTACTTGATTcttatatttatatacacatgtatttatttattggttGTGTGCTACTGGTTGCTCTTGTCCCATTACTCACCATATGTTTATTTCATTGTTTAATTCCCCAGATGTACAAGAAGGATCCCTACCTGGAGGAGCCAGTCAGAGTGAACCATGGTGGTGTAAAGCCGTCTCCGGCGGTTGGGCCGCCCACGACCTACGAGCCACAGCCTCCGTACCAAGACGAACACCCATACAGAGATTACGATCACCCGCCCAGCCGCTACGACGGGGGTGGTTACCTGGAACCAAAGTATCGTAACTTCGACTCTCAGCTGCACTACGAGAAAAGTGTGCCTCACTACGATGAGCAGTGGCCTCCCTACAACCAGCAGACCTCTGGCCCACCACCCCACCAGCAGCAGCACCCCGCTGGGCCTGGCTATGACCCCCGGCTGCCCTATGAAGACGGACCCGAGCAAGACTACAGCCCCCCTCAGCCGCGCTACGATGACGCACCGCTGGGCTACAACGGACGACCTCGCTACGGCAAGCCAGCAGGACCAGGACCCATCCGCCACGATGAGCCTCCTCCATCCGGCCCAGGGGGCTACGCTCCTCTACGTTACGATCAGGAGCCTCACCCTTATCCCCCTGCAACACGCTCTCCAGAGCCCCCAAAACAGTACTACCAGGGGGAGTCTGCCCAGCGGCCAGGACCTGGGCCTGCCTACAACCAGGCACCACCACAGCACCGAGGCTACAAGCCCCCGCCCCAGCAGTATGAACCCATCATGAACTTTGACGCCCCCGTGCCCCCTCCCAAACCACAACCAGAGGCTCTCCGCCCCTCCCCTGGGGACACGGTGATCACCACAGCCCCCAATCCCTTTCCACCTCCCCCCAGAGTGGAGCCGGAGGACGACCCGGCCATAAGGGCCCAGTCTGTGCTGTCCAGGGTCAAGATGTTTGAGAACAAGCGCTCTGTGTCTGTGGACCGAGCCAAGGAGGCAGGAGACGCCATAGGGCTCAGGGTaagcatctggaaaacacctCACACTCTTGTGCACGTATGTAAtactcagtgcttgacttgggcaggagctcactggagctgagtaccggcCACCTCAaattttctactgcttgagcacctgttcctcttatagaatattagctcaaaagtattgtggagctcctgcacctaaatacaaacagtaccagcacccaaaatgagcaCCGGAACCTATtacagtccaagtcaagcactggtaaTGTTCACAGGATTACCTGACCCTGGCCTCTTCTAATGATATTTGATTGGTTCATGTGATGTTCATGTGATGCATTTCTATCTTGCTCCCACAGTCAGCGGATCTGCCCACCAAACCAGGCGCGGGCATTCCTAAAGCCAACTCTCTCAGCAATCTGGACCAGGAGAAGTCGTTCAGGTAATGAGTCATAAGGGAGTACAGCactgagccccccccccccacaaacacacacacactacatcacACCACAGCACAGATGCTGCTTTATCTCTGAGGGCCTGATGTGTCTGTTAGGGCTATCAGGTGATCCACTCTGAAGTGGATAATAGACCTTTGAAGATATGATATGAAGATGGCAGTGTACTGTATTGTATGGCTGCCGTCTTGCGTG encodes:
- the LOC121559826 gene encoding tight junction protein ZO-1 isoform X5 (The sequence of the model RefSeq protein was modified relative to this genomic sequence to represent the inferred CDS: added 230 bases not found in genome assembly) — translated: MMSMIGRGPAAADSASGGREQRSMDILAVKKDQPALRSCQNQEGRIMAPHNQGVFLSQEHTVMHPLLIYNDPLFNTRVTPTDGLSGIGATGIGTAASSAAITEAQDSAEAAAENAAAARAAARAGAMCGSGAIGGCSVMFATSTLSLPMSQGKPSLRRIKGRIHRSKSLDSIDLLDSNSAAMEETVIWEQHTVTLHRAPGFGFGIAISGGRDNPHFQSGETSIVISDVLKGGPAEGLLSENDRVVMVNAVSMDNVEHAYAVQQLRKSGKNAKITIRRKRKVQIPVSRPGDRETMSEHEEEDTDEDDGCEQYSGRSGPTSAYGAASGGTASRRTNERERERSNSSRREHSASRERSISPRSGRSQGSSTPSRPAKVTLVKSRKNEEYGLRLASHIFVKDISPESLAARDGNIQEGDVVLKINGTVTENLSLIDAKKLIERSKGKLKMVVQKDDRATLLNIPDMDDSIPSGNNSDRDDISEIHSLTSNHSTRSHDRARGSRSRSPTRSEPSDPCRHSPRQISNGSHRSRDEERISKPGVMSTPVKGSQEALVQAISDQPLAREDKLPPLPEPKPVYAQPGQPDVDLPVSPSDAPVPSAGHDDSILRPSMKLVKFKKGESVGLRLAGGNDVGIFVAGVLEDSPAAKEGLEEGDQILRVNNVDFANIIREEAVLFLLDLPRGEEVTILAQKKKDVYRRIVESDVGDSFYIRTHFEYEKESPYGLSFNKGEVFRVVDTLYNGKLGSWLAIRIGKNHQEVERGIIPNKNRAEQLSSVQYTLPKTPGGDRADFWRFRGLRTSKRNLRKSREDLSAQPVQTKFPAYERVVLREAGFLRPVVIFGSIADVAREKLAREEPDLFELAKSEPRDAGKDQRSSGIIRLHTIKQIIDRDRHAVLDITPNAVDRLNYAQWYPIVVFLNPDSKQGVKTMRTRLCPESRKSARKLYERALKLRKNNHHLFTTTINMNNMNDGWYGALKDTIQQQQNQLVWVSEGKADGAPDDDLDLHDDRLSYLSAPGSEYSMYSTDSRHTSDYEDTDTEGGAYTDQELDETLNDEVGLPTEPAITRSSEPVREDPPVIQEPLGYGVYQHTVQPDPLNRIDPAGFKAPVAQQNEKAEAVPATMPILPQQPELLAVTEAAPPAVYNTVNGVAGLSHGLSPGPIAAPQSEPSPGPGPEADSLRMPTPDLAQPLAPAPTPEPLQSGPPSSEPQMYKKDPYLEEPVRVNHGGVKPSPAVGPPTTYEPQPPYQDEHPYRDYDHPPSRYDGGGYLEPKYRNFDSQLHYEKSVPHYDEQWPPYNQQTSGPPPHQQQHPAGPGYDPRLPYEDGPEQDYSPPQPRYDDAPLGYNGRPRYGKPAGPGPIRHDEPPPSGPGGYAPLRYDQEPHPYPPATRSPEPPKQYYQGESAQRPGPGPAYNQAPPQHRGYKPPPQQYEPIMNFDAPVPPPKPQPEALRPSPGDTVITTAPNPFPPPPRVEPEDDPAIRAQSVLSRVKMFENKRSVSVDRAKEAGDAIGLRSADLPTKPGAGIPKANSLSNLDQEKSFRVPEPQKPREVSDDDIVRSNHYDPDEDEEYYRKQLSYFDRRSLDAGKAPTQTTPVIATKPAAQPQAHPGYNYPRAESVEKVSPVERRYEPVPQVTPAAPPAILPKPTSPEADTVTTNYLPQKSYPEKSPVNGTAMKDQPKIPANTSYNRYVPKPYTNSAKPFERKFDSPKFNHNLLPNNKTDLAPAIKAPANSTAPAKPQISPQPTDLDSGLDTFTRTMDNRSKYQHNNINAVPKAIPVSPSALEDDDEDEGHTVVATARGIFNCNGGVLSSIETGVSIIIPQGAIPEGVEQEIYFKVCRDNSILPPLDKEKGETLLSPLVMCGPHGLKFLKPVELRLPHCASMTPDGWSFALKSSDSSSGDPKSWQNQSLPGDPNYLVGANCVSVLIDHF